The Puniceicoccaceae bacterium genome contains the following window.
TCGGATCTCCACCCGCTCCAGCGTTCCGATTTTGCCTTGCCGCACGAGTTCGCAAACCCTTCGGAAATATAAACTGGATCGCTGCTGCGTGCCCGACTGAAAGACCGCACGTTTCCGCTCGACCCTTCGAACCAGTTCTCTTCCTTCTTCAATCGTGAAGGTGATCGGTTTTTCAAGGTAGAGATCACAACCCGCATCCACCACATCCAGCGCAACAGCGGTATGGTTGTGGTCCGCTACCGCGACCACGCAGGCATCCACATTTCGCTGTCGCAGCAATTGCTCGGGGTAGGAATACACCGAAATTTCCTGCGCGATGCCTTGCTCGGCATATTTCTCCAGGATGAAATCCCGAGCCAGTTCAGCCCGCCGAAGGTCCACATCACACACGGCAACATAGCGCACGTGTTCCGGATCTGCCACTCCCAGAAAATTGGTTGTGAGATCGCGCCCCTGTCGACCACAGCCAATCAGTGCGAGTCCGGTTCGACCATCGTTGAAAGCACGCGCACAGCCTGCGAGCGAAGCACTCGCGCAGGCTGCCGCTGAGATCCTGAGAAAATCGCGTCGCTCCATCTTATTCCAGTTCCCAACCAGGTTCATAGCTGCGGGACCAATACTCCTGCATCACCTGATTGTTATAAAAATGCCCATCCGACGGATTCACTTTGAGCAATTTTCCATCCAGCCGGGCAGATACGTTGGCATAGTGACACAAGTGCGTGGAATACGCACCCTCATCAATGGGTCCATTCAATTTGGCCTTTCCCTGCATCGCATCAAAGAAATTTTTCACATGAAGCGTGGTCATGTCTCCTCCGCCTCCCAGAGCGGTTCCTGCCTCATTTCCCGCGCCCATGCGCTCGAGCTTCAGCTTGCTGCTCCGGTCAAAGAGTCGAAACCCGTCACGATTCACAAACACACTGCCTTCGGTACCGTAAATGATGGTTCCACGATCCGAACCATAGGTCAGATAGCGCTGCCGGCTGCGACCGTCCCAGCGGATCCGGCGCTGTTCCTCAAACAGAAACTGCACATCCATGGTATCATACATTTCCCAGCCATCATCAGGCCAGTGACGCTTCAGCGCCAGCGCCGAAACGGACGAAGGATAGCGCACCTGCAATGCCCAGCGTGCAACATCCAGCTCGTGAGTCGCATTGTTGCCGGTCTCCGCCGTGCCCCAGTGCCAGAACCAGTGCCAGTTGTAGTCTTCAACCACATCGAGAAACTCGCGGCGCGGCGCAGGTCCCTGAAACAATTCCCAGTTGAGGTGAGCTGGTGCAGGCATCACTTCCGGTTGCTTGAGTTGATCCCGGTTGTTGCTGTAAAATGCAGTGGCTTCGTACACCTCACCAATCTCACCGGCATGAATGCGCTGCATTGCTTCGATGGTCTCGGGCGAGGACCGTTGCTGGGTTCCGATCTGGATCAGCGGCTCATACTTCTGGCTCCACTCGATCAGCAGCTCATCCTCACGAAGATTGTGGCTGCAGGGTTTTTCCACATAGACGTGCTTTCCATGCTCGAGCGCCATCTTCGTCGCTGCAGCGTGCCAGTGGTCTGGCAACAGGATGAACACCGCATCCACATCATCCGCCGCGATGACCTCGCGCAGATCCTGACTGGTCTTGGGCGCATAGCCCAACTTTGCCTTGGATTTTTGAAGGCCCGCTTCGAGCACCTTCGCATTCACATCGCACAACCAGGTCACCCGCACGCCGGGCAGATTTGCAAAGGAATCGATCACTCCATCATAGCGACGGTAGGTACCCAGCACTGCAATCTGGATCGTGCCGTTGGATCCACGCGCAGCTGCATAGCTCTTGGCAGAGAAGGTAGCGGTCGACGCTGCAGCCAGTGCCACGCCCATTCCGGCCTGTTTCACAAAAGTTCGTCGGGGGATAGTTGTATTCATATTATTATAAGGGGATTAAGAATGGATGAAAAAATGGAAACTCAGCTTACAGCTCGCGAATCTTAATACTGTGAAAATGCACTTCGTCACCGTGGTCCTGGAGAAGAATGCGCCCTTCCGGGGCGAGTCCAAAGGCTTCCCATTCGTTGTATTTGCTTCGCTCTACCAAGGCATGGTACAATTCTGATCCGCGCTCATATTCGACAACCCGGCAATCGTTGAGCCAATGCTCTACACGCCCGTCTGGGAATACCACCAGGCGCGCATGGTGCCACTGCCCCGCATCGCGGGGAACCTCGCGGTGGGCGACCACTTTCCGCGAGGGGATCAGGTCATACAGTGAGGCCAGCGTGCGATTGCCAGCAGCCCCCTGGGTGGCGTCCTCATGCCGCTTGTCATCGAGCAACTGGTATTCCAGTCCGATCGCCGATCCTTTGCCCACTTTCATGCCATAGGCTTCGGTCACAAAATACTTGATCCCGCTGTTGGCCCCTTCGGTCAGGAAAAAATCGAGCTGCAACTCAAACGCCCCGTAAGTGGCTTCGGTGACGATATCACCGGCAAACTGACTCTCCCCTCCTCCGGAGGACTCGATCACGAGCGTTCCATCACGCACCACCCATCCCTTGTCCGGAAAAACCGTGTCGTGGGCACGGCGCCAACCCTGAGTCGATTTTCCGTCCCAGAGCAGCGACCATCCCTGCGCCGCTTCAGCGGGACTGATCGAATTCGGAACAAAATTCCGCACAAGCACTTCGGGATCCAGTGCGGAGGGTGAAAGATCTTCGGTCTGGATCCGAATGTTGCGCCAAAAAATCCGTTGTCCTACATCCTCCGGTGAATAGATCGAATGCACCTGCAGTGCGATGAATCCACGCGCTGTCATCGAATCCACAACATGCGACATTTCAATCCCGTTGATCCACACCCGAAGGCTGTCCCCAATGGCCTCGATTCGAAAGCGATTCCACCGTCCATACTGGTAGGCTGACTTGCGTTCGGGCTGGTTTTCCGGCCGGTAGAGCCACCCCCGACGCGCTTCATCGTAGATTCCACCACTCCAGGCCCGCTCGGAAGGATCGATCTCGCACTGGTAACCATGCACCCTTCCATCCCGGTAATCCGGAGAACTCAGGCTGCGAAACTGAACCCCGCTGTTGCTCTTGCCCTCCTGCTTCACATCAAACTCGAGAATAAAATCGGAAAACTCCGATTCGGTGCAAAGGAACGAGTTCGGGGTATCTGCGACCGTTGTTCCCACGATGCAGCCATCAACAACCGCATAGGTCGCCTCTCCTCCACGTTGCACCCAACCGTCGAGGCTCTTGCCATCAAAGAGCGGTTTCCACGATGCAGCGGAAAGAAGTGAGGGAACAAGCACGATGCTCAGTAGGATGAAGAAACGTTTGATTCTCATGGGATAAGGGGGTTCAGGTTGATGCCAATGCAATGGCGTGTTTCATTCCTATCAGCCGATGTTTGGAGAATTCCCGATTTTTTTCTGATTTTTTTCTGATTTTTTCAGGAAATTACCTCAAATTGGCTGAAACCTTGAAACAACGCACTTTAACCGATGAAGCAGGATTCTGACAGCCAATTTGTAAGATTCTTGAGCCAATCCCATTCCGCGCTCTACTCCTACATCTATTCACTGCATCCCCACGCCGCCGATGTCGACGACATCCTGCAGGAAACCTCAGCCAGTCTCTGGAAACGTTTTGATGAGTTTGACCCACTCAAAGGGGACTTTCTCCCATGGGCGTTCCGCTTCGCCTACTTCGAGGTGCTGCGTTTTCGCAAACAGCGCACTCGCAGCCGAATGATCTTTGATGAATCCCTGCTCGAGCAACTCTCAGATACCCTGCACCAGGAATCGGAAGTGTTGAACCGTCGAAACCGATTTCTGCAATCCTGCATCTCACGTCTGCCTGACCGGGACCAGGCCCTGCTGACCTGTCGCTATGGTTCGGATTCCAATGTCGTTTCATTTGCAAGGCACCACAAGCTTCCGGTCAAACACCTGTACCGCGAACTCGAACGCATCCGCTTGCTGTTGTTTCGCTGCGTCGACCGGCAGCTCAACCGTTTGGGGGATCACGTATGAACCGGATTGAACGTGATCAACTTCTGCGACTGATCTCCCGTCAGATCGAACAGCGCATCTCAGAATCCGAGGCAATCCAGCTGCAGGATGCACTGCGAAAGAGTGAAGTCGCCCGGCGTCTCTATGTGCAGATGATGCACCAGGAGGCAGAGCTGCTGCAGAACGCTGCAAGGTTCTCCACTCCCGACGCTTCCCTTTCCCCCACGCTGCGGGTGGACTGGAAACATCGCTGGTTCGCCATTGCTTTGGCAGCCTGCGTCGCCTTGATTGCCTCCGCAGTCTCCGTTCACCTTTGGAATACGGTGCCAGACTCTGATCAACCCGCCGTTGCTGCCTTGCGTCGCGCTCACGATTCCCAGGTGAAATTACTGCACTCCGGACACCATCGCCTGCAATCCGGCACCTACACCATCGATTTTTTCTCCGGTGCCCAACTCCAGATGCAGGGTCCCGCTTCCTTCCACATACATGATGAGATGCACATCGAGGTGGAACGCGGCTCCATGGTCGCAAATGTCACAAAGGATGCACGCGGATTTCGCATCACTTCTCCCGGTGCTTCCTTTGTGGATCTGGGAACGGAATTCGCCCTGAGCATTGCACCCGATGACGCCCAACTGAAAGTATTTCGAGGCCAGGTCCTCGCCAATACCACCAACCCCAAAGGCTCCACAGAGCGCAGTCTGCTCGTCGAACCGGGTCCCGTTTTGCGATACGACGGCAATCAGGGGCGCTACCACTCCCTGCCCGGTGATCATCGTGACTTCGACACCTTCCACTTTCACAGCACGGCACCTCTCAACAAGATGGAGGCCTATCAGAAATCCATCTTTCACTCCTCTCCCACATTCTACTGGGACTTTCAGGAGAGTGAACCCGGTTCCTTTCCCGACCAGATCCAGGGTCGGCTGCTTCGCGCCAGCGGAAGCCAGATTCAGCGCTCAGCACACTCGGACAATCAGGCCGTCCGCTTTCTTCCCGATGAAGCCTTCCATATGCTGGAGCTGCAAGGCTTACTGCCATTCGAAAGCAATCAGCCCTTTTCCATCGAATTCCTGTTTTGCAGTGACCAGCTGCGCCGCTCTTCCCTGCTCGCCATGTTTGTTCCGGATTCTGTCACGTCAACGGGCAGTTCCGACCACTTCATCCTGATTGAAATCATGTCCCGTCAAGACGTGTTTTCCCATGCTCCCGGCGTGCTTCGCAGCACCTACCGACCCAAGCCCAGCGCCAATGCCATGGATGGGATCAACGCGTTTTCACGCACCCAAATCCTTCCGGGTTCCTGGAATCACGTTGCACTCACCTTCGATGGAACTGCCTTGCGCAGTTACCTGAACGGTGAACTGGAAAGCCACATTCACCTGCACAGCGAGGAAATCTCACAGGCGGGGCAATATGCAATGGTGCTCGGCCAAACATCACGCTTCGAGGTGCCCCATATTCCATCCGGCACCTATCGACCGTTTATCGGTTCCATCGATGAGCTGGCGATTTATGATCGCGCACTGAGTGCATCCGAAATCCAGGAACGCCTTGCGCTTATTCCGAAGTGACAGCTCCCTTGCGGGACTTTGAAAGCAGTCCGGCAAACAGGCTCTCGAGCGGAACACCTTTGGTTTCAGGCATCTGCAATCGAATCCAGAGCAGTTGCAGCACCATCATTCCTGCAAAAAATGTAAAGATCTGCCAGGCGGCAAAGGTCGCCACGACAAAGGGAAAAATCAGCGTTATCCCCGCTGCAAAGATCCAGTGCGTTGCAGACCCGAGTGCCTGACCCTCTGCACGATGTCGAGGAGGGAAAATTTCCGAAATGAATACCCAAATCACTGCGCCCTGCCCCACCGCATGCGAGGCAATGAACGCAAAAATGCAGTAGGGAACCATCGCAAAGGTCCCGGAATGAAAAGCCCAGGCACACAAGGTGAGCGAACTGATGTACCCGAGCGAACCCACAACCATCAAGGTGCGGCGCCCCAATCGATCTATCAGCCACAGCCCGACAAAGGTGAATACCAGATTCGTGATGCCGATGCCTGCCGATTGCAGCAGTGCTGCCTGTTCGCCAAGGCCCGTCAACTCGAAGATGCGCGGAGCAAAATAGAGAACGGCATTGATGCCCGAGAGCTGGTTGAAGGCTGCAATGAGAAAGGCCAGACTGATCGGACGTCGCAACGTCGAACTCCAGAACCGACCCCGACTGCCCGCACTTTGCGCAGCATGTTCGATCTCGTTGAGCTTCTCATTCAATTGACCCGAAGCGGCTTCGGGTTCCACTTGCTTCAGGATGTTGAACGCGCCTGTCCGGTCGTTCCGCCGCGTCAACAGCCACCGTGGACTTTCCGGGATGCGCAGGCTGAACACCACATACAGCACGGCTGGCAATGCCTCCACTCCCAGCATCCATCGCCATGAATGCTGCCCCGTCTCACTGAGCCATGCGTTCGACAAGAAGGCGATCAAAATGCCGAGCACGATATTCAACTGAAACATGCCCGTCAGCCGCCCCCGCCACCGTGGCGGTGCTAGTTCTGAAATGTACAGCGGTGCAGCAACGGTGGACACTCCGACTGCTATGCCTCCCAGAAATCGAAACACCATGAACGACAGCACTTCGGGCGCGAGGGCAGAGCCAATTGCGGATACCAGATAAAACACACCGATGCACTCAAGGGTGCGCTTGCGCCCCCATCGCTCCGTCGGAAATCCGCCAAAAACCGCACCGATGACTGTGCCCCACAGGGCCATGCTGACCGCGAGGCCGTGCAGACTCGGACTCAACTGCCAAAGGTTCTGAATCGATTGCTCCGCACCCGAAATCACAACGGTATCGAAGCCAAATAAAAATCCGCCCAGCGCAGCAACCAGCGCGCAGCGAAACACGTAAGCACTCATATCAGTCAGGGGTTGGGGTTCACGTCTTCAGGCTCAATAGCCACCTTAACCCCGCCTGCCACAATCACAAGCCCAGAGTAAAGGTCGCACTCCACTGCGTTGAACCCAGAGTAGAGGGAGCATCCCTGCTCCCTTCCCCAGCACCTAAAAAAACTCAGCCCTTGCGAAACCAATTCCGCCGACGCTGCGCCGCATCCTGCAATGCTGCAATCTGCTGCTGCGCATCCCCGAGCTTGTGCTGCAACTGGTCCCGCAACTCCCGCTCCTGTCGGAGTTCCGATTGCAGGGTCTCGGCCAACATGCGGGCCTGTTCGGATTCTGATCGCAACCGTTCCTGCCGGGCCTTCGCCGATTCCACGATTTTTTCCAACTCCGCAGCATGCGCCTGTTGGCGGGCCACTTCTTCGTGCAGATGTTGTTCACTGGTCTTCAGCTGAGACACTGTCTCCAGCAACTCTGCAACCCGCTGCTGGGTCGCCTGTTTGCTCGTGTGTTCTTCACAAAGGGAACCCAGCACGCCGAGGTCACGGTGCTGCAACAACCACACCTCCAGCAGGAGCGGTTGATCGAGCAGGGAACGGTCCAGCACTGGCAAAAACACATGCCCGTCGTCCGACTCCGAAAAGAGCCGCAGAAATCGCTCATGCGGCAATCGATGCGTTCCTTTGCCTAATGTGAAGGCATCAAAGTCAGAGGGTTCCCCTGCTTCAAACAGGGGCTTTCCAGTTCCCGCGTGCAACAATCGTACCGAGGCGATGTCCACGATCCCCAACGAGGTGGAGGGATCAAGGCGCAACAGGTGAATTCCGGCATCGGGGATGCGATCCAGCAATATGGCGATGCGCGACCAGACACCCTTGGCATATCGCTGCGACCGGATGTTGCGCCCCGCGTAGCCTTGTGCATCCGGAATGTAAACCTCAAACGCATCCCGCACCTGCAATGAGCGTCGATCCCGCTCAGGCTTGGAATCCATCACCGCTTCAAACAGGCAATCGATGTTTGCCTCATACAGTTCGCGGTGGTGTTCAAACAACTTGCGAAACGAATAGAGCATGCGCTTGCGGTCCAGTCCCGCCATACTGCCCTGCGTTTTGCGGTAATAAAAAAGGATTTCGTCGATGCGATGCACGCCAACGCCTTTCGCGATCAAGGCCAGCCAGAAGTCATAGTCTTCCCAGCCATAAATCATATCCGTCTGGTATCCGCCAACTGCCTCCCAATCCTGCTTGCGAAACATCGCTGACGCGAACAGCTGCGGTGACAGCAGAATTCCCGGAAAATCATAGGGTTCGAGCTGCCACTCCCCTTGTTCCTCGCCAAACAATTCGGCCCGGCAATACACAATGCCGATGTGTTGCTGTTGCTCCAGTATCTCGAACGCCTTGCGTGCATAGGTTGCATGAATGCGGTCATCCGAATCCAATGGCAGGATGTACCGCCCCTTTGCCCGCTGAATGCCCTCGTTGCGAGCCGCTGCCAGTCCCTGGTTCTCCGTGCTGATCACTTGCACCCTCGCATCGTCGATTTCTTCAACCATTCGCCGCGTGACCGGATCGGTGGAGCCATCATTCACGACAATCACTTCGACGCCCTCAAGATCCTGCATGAGTGCAGATGCCACAGCTTCCGCCAACCAGATTCCCTGATTATAACAGGGAATGATGATCGATACGTTCACCGTTCCATCCGATTCTGATCCGTTTGCTTGCATTCAGATTGCATCTACTTGAATGAACCCCACCAAACGTCATCAGATCCAGAAAGACAATGCAGAATTTGCCAGGGACAGTGCACGAGGGAAATCCGTCGGCACTCACAGCACGGTGAAGCCGACGGTCCCTGCGATGCTTGTCTATCTCAGTATTCGAGACAAATCGCCCTTAACTGCGCTTTCGCTGCATCCGCTCTGCTTCGTAGCACTTCCTGCCCAAAGGGGTAAGATCCTCTGGAAGGATGTTTCGAAACTCCTGCTCGGTCATTCGCCGATACAGCTCTTTCAGTTCGGTTTCCGTCGGCTCTCCTTCGGGCGACAGATATTGGATCAGTTTGGAAAAAAATGTTTTCATAGGTCGTTGTGCATTCGCTATGGAATGCGTTTAGGCATGATTCCGCCCCAGCTTCACAATGCCGGCGACGGTATGGATTTGTGCATTTGCAAACCCTCCATCAGACAGCTCCAGTACGGGGTTTCACCCAACCGGAGAACTCCCAAATCCATCAAAGCGATGGGGGTGGCCTTGACCAATGGCCCACCCGAAACAACTGATTTTGCGTACGATCCTCTGCATTGAGCCATGCAAATTCCAAACCTTCGCTATCGACACAAGGGGTCAGGATACGGTTGTGATCCCTGCTTGACGCTACTGGTGGTTCAAACGGTCGCGGTTCTTCCAACTGTCGCCAGCCTGGACCCGCATCCCGAGGTTGCAGGCTCCAATGGATCTCCATTGTGCCCGGTGCATGGATCGTTGCGTCGCTCCGGTAACCCGAAACCGTCAATTCCGTGCGGGTCATGCCTGCACTGATTGCCAGACATAGCCAGAGACAAAACAAACAACTGTGGATCCAACGTTTCGTAAGGGCAGAAATATCCGGATGCCCATTTGCCTGTCAAGCGTTGGAACGCTCCCCCTGCAATCCTGAGCAGTGCTTGCACCAACCCCTCGATTTCCCCTTCACACTGCCACCCATTTGATTGCATTTGCTTATAGTTTGTATAAGCGCTTGATGCGATTTGCGTTGTCCACCCATTACGATGCAACGCGTGATCAACCCTCGATCCGATTCATGTCTATCTCTCCCACAATTCCATCCACTGCCATCGCTCGCTCTCATAACTTTTCTGCGGGTCCAGGTGCACTGCCAGACTGCGTACTGCAACAGGCGAGCGAAGCCATCCAGCGCTTGACCGATCTTCCGCTCTCAGTTCTGGGAGTCAGTCACCGTTCCCCATGGTTCACCAACCTGATCGATGAGCTTGAGGCCAATTTGCGTCAATTGATCGGACTTCCGCCGGAGTTTCACTGCCTGTCCTGCAAGGAGGGGGCACGCTGCAGTTCAGCATGATCCCCATGAATTTCCTTCGCGGCCAATCGCGGCCGTCCGCCTATCTGGACACGGGTTACTGGAGCCAGAAGGCCATCCCCGAAGCGCGGAGGGAGGGTACGGTTGAATTGTTATGGTCCGGAGAAGCGACAGGATACACGCGCCTGCCCACTCCGGCTGAACTCGATGCCAGCCGATCTTGGTCCTACCTTCATTATGCATCCAATGAGACGGTGGAAGGGCTTCAGTTTCAGACCGAACCTCCTGTACACCCGTCAACGGCGCGCATCTGCGACATGTCCTCCGATTTCCTCTCCCGCCCGTTCGATGCCAATCGCTATGCCATGATCTACGCCCATGCGCAGAAAAATCTCGGACCAGCAGGAGTGAACATTTGCCTGGTACACGACTCATTACTCGAACGCTGTTCGCCCGAACTGCATGCCATGCTCGATTATCGCAACCACATTCAGATGCGTTCGGCTTACAATACCCCACCAGTGTTTGCCATCTATGTGGTGATGCTGGTCACGCGCTGGCTGATGAACGACGTCGGAGGACTCGCTGCCATGCAGCACCTCAACGAAACCAAAGCCAAAACGATCTATGCCGCCATCGACAACTCTGGTGGCTTCTACCGTGGTCGTGTGGCGCGAGAGAGTCGCTCGCTCATGAATGTCGCTTTCAACATCCACGATGCTCGCCTCGAGACGCTTTGCTGGCAAGAAGCCGAACAGGCAGGATTTTATGGACTCGCGGGACATCGATCCGTGGGTGGCTTGCGAGCCTCCCTCTACAACCCGGTGACCGTTGCTTCATGCGAAGCACTCGCCGAATTTCTCAACGATTTCCGCTCCCGCCATGGCTGATCCTTCTGCACACTCCAACACGAGCGGAGTCCAGGAGCATGCCTGGCCCGTCTACCGCAACAACATTGTTGATTTTCTCAATCACTCCCGCAAACGCCATCATATCTCGGCACTCTGGGAGGCTGATGTCACGGAGTGTCAGGCCCGACTGCGCTACCTGCAACGTCGCACACGCATCGCGATTTCCTTTAACGCCTATCTGGTGTTTCTACTCTCCCGAGCCACGTTGAAACACCCCGAGATCCAATCCGTGCGCATTCCGTTTCGTCGCAAAACCGCATGCTTCGATGGCGTCGACGTGGGCACCGCCATCCCGGGACGCACCCCCGATCAGCGAACCATTGCGCTCGCGCACACCATCCGCAACGCCCACGCAAAGTCCCTCGCGCAAATTTGCCTCGAAATGCGCGAGGCCAGCAACCGCAACGCATTTGACCATCCCGACATCCGCTGGCGCTACCGTCTGGCACATTACCCCGCCTGGATGCGCCGCTGGTTCTGGCGGTGGGTCGATGCTGACCCCGCCCGCAGGCGCAGGATTCGCGGTACCATTGGCATCACCAACGTCAGCTTCCTCGGTGACGGCAAGCATCTCGCTTTTGGCATTCCCATGCCACTGCTGACCACCAACCTCTGTGTGGGAGCCGTGTATGAAAAACTCGAACCCG
Protein-coding sequences here:
- a CDS encoding Gfo/Idh/MocA family oxidoreductase, with product MNTTIPRRTFVKQAGMGVALAAASTATFSAKSYAAARGSNGTIQIAVLGTYRRYDGVIDSFANLPGVRVTWLCDVNAKVLEAGLQKSKAKLGYAPKTSQDLREVIAADDVDAVFILLPDHWHAAATKMALEHGKHVYVEKPCSHNLREDELLIEWSQKYEPLIQIGTQQRSSPETIEAMQRIHAGEIGEVYEATAFYSNNRDQLKQPEVMPAPAHLNWELFQGPAPRREFLDVVEDYNWHWFWHWGTAETGNNATHELDVARWALQVRYPSSVSALALKRHWPDDGWEMYDTMDVQFLFEEQRRIRWDGRSRQRYLTYGSDRGTIIYGTEGSVFVNRDGFRLFDRSSKLKLERMGAGNEAGTALGGGGDMTTLHVKNFFDAMQGKAKLNGPIDEGAYSTHLCHYANVSARLDGKLLKVNPSDGHFYNNQVMQEYWSRSYEPGWELE
- a CDS encoding DUF1080 domain-containing protein produces the protein MRIKRFFILLSIVLVPSLLSAASWKPLFDGKSLDGWVQRGGEATYAVVDGCIVGTTVADTPNSFLCTESEFSDFILEFDVKQEGKSNSGVQFRSLSSPDYRDGRVHGYQCEIDPSERAWSGGIYDEARRGWLYRPENQPERKSAYQYGRWNRFRIEAIGDSLRVWINGIEMSHVVDSMTARGFIALQVHSIYSPEDVGQRIFWRNIRIQTEDLSPSALDPEVLVRNFVPNSISPAEAAQGWSLLWDGKSTQGWRRAHDTVFPDKGWVVRDGTLVIESSGGGESQFAGDIVTEATYGAFELQLDFFLTEGANSGIKYFVTEAYGMKVGKGSAIGLEYQLLDDKRHEDATQGAAGNRTLASLYDLIPSRKVVAHREVPRDAGQWHHARLVVFPDGRVEHWLNDCRVVEYERGSELYHALVERSKYNEWEAFGLAPEGRILLQDHGDEVHFHSIKIREL
- a CDS encoding sigma-70 family RNA polymerase sigma factor translates to MKQDSDSQFVRFLSQSHSALYSYIYSLHPHAADVDDILQETSASLWKRFDEFDPLKGDFLPWAFRFAYFEVLRFRKQRTRSRMIFDESLLEQLSDTLHQESEVLNRRNRFLQSCISRLPDRDQALLTCRYGSDSNVVSFARHHKLPVKHLYRELERIRLLLFRCVDRQLNRLGDHV
- a CDS encoding LamG-like jellyroll fold domain-containing protein — translated: MNRIERDQLLRLISRQIEQRISESEAIQLQDALRKSEVARRLYVQMMHQEAELLQNAARFSTPDASLSPTLRVDWKHRWFAIALAACVALIASAVSVHLWNTVPDSDQPAVAALRRAHDSQVKLLHSGHHRLQSGTYTIDFFSGAQLQMQGPASFHIHDEMHIEVERGSMVANVTKDARGFRITSPGASFVDLGTEFALSIAPDDAQLKVFRGQVLANTTNPKGSTERSLLVEPGPVLRYDGNQGRYHSLPGDHRDFDTFHFHSTAPLNKMEAYQKSIFHSSPTFYWDFQESEPGSFPDQIQGRLLRASGSQIQRSAHSDNQAVRFLPDEAFHMLELQGLLPFESNQPFSIEFLFCSDQLRRSSLLAMFVPDSVTSTGSSDHFILIEIMSRQDVFSHAPGVLRSTYRPKPSANAMDGINAFSRTQILPGSWNHVALTFDGTALRSYLNGELESHIHLHSEEISQAGQYAMVLGQTSRFEVPHIPSGTYRPFIGSIDELAIYDRALSASEIQERLALIPK
- a CDS encoding sugar porter family MFS transporter encodes the protein MSAYVFRCALVAALGGFLFGFDTVVISGAEQSIQNLWQLSPSLHGLAVSMALWGTVIGAVFGGFPTERWGRKRTLECIGVFYLVSAIGSALAPEVLSFMVFRFLGGIAVGVSTVAAPLYISELAPPRWRGRLTGMFQLNIVLGILIAFLSNAWLSETGQHSWRWMLGVEALPAVLYVVFSLRIPESPRWLLTRRNDRTGAFNILKQVEPEAASGQLNEKLNEIEHAAQSAGSRGRFWSSTLRRPISLAFLIAAFNQLSGINAVLYFAPRIFELTGLGEQAALLQSAGIGITNLVFTFVGLWLIDRLGRRTLMVVGSLGYISSLTLCAWAFHSGTFAMVPYCIFAFIASHAVGQGAVIWVFISEIFPPRHRAEGQALGSATHWIFAAGITLIFPFVVATFAAWQIFTFFAGMMVLQLLWIRLQMPETKGVPLESLFAGLLSKSRKGAVTSE
- a CDS encoding glycosyltransferase; translated protein: MQANGSESDGTVNVSIIIPCYNQGIWLAEAVASALMQDLEGVEVIVVNDGSTDPVTRRMVEEIDDARVQVISTENQGLAAARNEGIQRAKGRYILPLDSDDRIHATYARKAFEILEQQQHIGIVYCRAELFGEEQGEWQLEPYDFPGILLSPQLFASAMFRKQDWEAVGGYQTDMIYGWEDYDFWLALIAKGVGVHRIDEILFYYRKTQGSMAGLDRKRMLYSFRKLFEHHRELYEANIDCLFEAVMDSKPERDRRSLQVRDAFEVYIPDAQGYAGRNIRSQRYAKGVWSRIAILLDRIPDAGIHLLRLDPSTSLGIVDIASVRLLHAGTGKPLFEAGEPSDFDAFTLGKGTHRLPHERFLRLFSESDDGHVFLPVLDRSLLDQPLLLEVWLLQHRDLGVLGSLCEEHTSKQATQQRVAELLETVSQLKTSEQHLHEEVARQQAHAAELEKIVESAKARQERLRSESEQARMLAETLQSELRQERELRDQLQHKLGDAQQQIAALQDAAQRRRNWFRKG
- the serC gene encoding 3-phosphoserine/phosphohydroxythreonine transaminase, which encodes MNFLRGQSRPSAYLDTGYWSQKAIPEARREGTVELLWSGEATGYTRLPTPAELDASRSWSYLHYASNETVEGLQFQTEPPVHPSTARICDMSSDFLSRPFDANRYAMIYAHAQKNLGPAGVNICLVHDSLLERCSPELHAMLDYRNHIQMRSAYNTPPVFAIYVVMLVTRWLMNDVGGLAAMQHLNETKAKTIYAAIDNSGGFYRGRVARESRSLMNVAFNIHDARLETLCWQEAEQAGFYGLAGHRSVGGLRASLYNPVTVASCEALAEFLNDFRSRHG